From a region of the Narcine bancroftii isolate sNarBan1 chromosome 5, sNarBan1.hap1, whole genome shotgun sequence genome:
- the LOC138764595 gene encoding zinc finger protein 436-like, with product MHSGGRPFTCSNDGQGFTQGSQPGTQQPIHSGDRPFTCSQCGKGFTRSSHLLTHQWIHSGERPFTCSECSKGFTESSALLNHQRIHMGERPFTCPDCGKGFIRSSNLLIHQRNHTGERPFTCSECGTGFTQSQSLLRHQQVHSGERQFSCPECGKGFTRSSYLLMHRLIHTGERPYTCPVCGESFRQSSHLLTHKRIHSRHGLYICSVCGKGFTQSSKLLTHQWVHTGDRPFTCAQCGKKFTQSSSLLRHQQSHTGERLYT from the coding sequence ATGCACTCAGGGGGCAGACCCTTCACCTGCTCCAACGATGGGCAGGGATTCACTCAGGGGAGTCAACCAGGGACCCAGCAGCCAATACACTCCGGTGATAGACCTTTCACCTGCAGCCAGTGCGGGAAGGGTTTCACTCGGTCGtcccacctgctgacccaccagtggATTCACTCGGGGGAAAGGCCCTTCACTTGCTCAGAGTGCAGCAAGGGCTTCACTGAGTCATCCGCCTTGCTAAACCACCAGCGGATCCACAtgggggagaggcccttcacctgccccgactGTGGGAAGGGATTTATTCGGTCGTCCAACCTGCTAATTCACCAGCGGAATCACACCGGGGAACGGCCGTTCACCTGCTCAGAGTGCGGGACAGGATTCACTCAGTCGCAGAGTCTTCTGAGACACCAACAAGTTCACTCTGGGGAGCGACAGTTCAGCTGCCCTGAATGTGGTAAAGGGTTTACTCGGTCGAGCTACCTGCTGATGCACAGGCTCATTCACACTGGAGAGAGGCCATACACCTGTCCAgtatgtggagagagcttcagaCAATCGTCTCACCTGTTGACGCACAAGCGCATTCACAGCAGGCATGGGCTGTACATTTGCTCAgtgtgcggcaagggcttcacccagtcgTCCAAACTGCTGACCCACCAATGGGTCCACACCGGTGATAGACCCTTCACCTGCGCTCAATGTGGGAAGAAATTCACTCAGTCCTCCAGCCTCCTGAGGCACCAACAAagtcacaccggggagaggctgTACACCTAA